Proteins encoded by one window of Carassius auratus strain Wakin chromosome 24, ASM336829v1, whole genome shotgun sequence:
- the LOC113041939 gene encoding spermatogenesis-associated protein 13-like: MRTRGHLQKLVGSLTDLSVKRKNIPGPISRKTLSPLSQIHDDYSRRTPCVQMSGRQRRPSPTPSKAQQVNTHQHNPTIHPAPSCPAVFSSTLDDSLEPPSKTTALISDYVQVAVSSTDFHSEAPQEKYCEPMECHQNGLNNHYSHMPKHCSSPSRKQTVNGVNVNLECLWTEERETDDLEASSDITKAFLKGDEISAAAASPVTCSTQSALVTPTTISPPFASDSSSSVVARKRAGRSRPRPVSDYGQLASSKYCIPEEDRESESMDYTSQKDYNSNGSYTESNRPENGHVCTQTESRKRRPISVIGGMDLYSSPTAEQKDDTESLPSPVSRPPVPSHRVPPYRAVSARLRPCVFSQSTPIGLDRMGRRRGRRVLSDGSSDPMVVDSVSEEDGSFEELTEGTPYLQPEVDLYTLNQYIQLGHAVHAEALWDHVTMEEQELAFKAGDVIRVLDVQEQDWWWGAVGDREAWFPSSFVRVRVNQEDSSSDSVEIPPDAEESVPPDAHKQNSVHRQQMRANVVKEIMDTERVYIKHLKDICEGYIRQCRKHPGMFTDAQLKTIFSNIEDIYRFQRKFLKDLEKKYNPQNPHLSEIGSCFLQQEDGFSIYSEYCNTHPVACAELQRLMKQGRYKHFFEACRLLQQMIDISIAGFLLTPVQKICKYPLQLGELLKYTPKDHSDHAGVCAAHQAMKNVASLINERKRRLESIDTIAHWQVAILHWAGEDVLTRSSELIHSGELTRIVRPGKTQQRSYFLFDHQLVFCKKDVLRRDLLHYRGRMDTDLLEPVDLPDGRHAELGVLKNAFLLRHAENLNVLCVLCCRKSQDKQRWLQAFARERRRVQEDQEMGMEITEAQRKQAVHNARKTKQGNMKKMNYSDHPVPPHHQPLHPLHQRHVTVPTSIPQQQVFSLAEPKKKPSHLLYSLARSALFRK, from the exons ATGAGGACGCGTGGACATTTGCAAAAGCTTGTCGGTAGTTTAACCGACCTGTCGGTCAAGCGTAAAAACATACCAGGCCCCATCTCCAGAAAAACCCTGTCACCTCTCAGTCAGATACATGATGACTACTCCCGCAGAACCCCATGTGTACAAATGAGTGGGCGCCAGCGGAGGCCTTCACCCACACCCAGTAAAGCCCAGCAGGTCAACACTCACCAACACAACCCAACTATACACCCCGCGCCCTCCTGCCCCGCTGTCTTTAGTTCCACTTTAGATGACTCTCTGGAGCCTCCCAGCAAAACAACAGCCCTGATAAGTGACTATGTTCAGGTGGCTGTGTCCTCAACAGATTTCCATTCGGAAGCCCCACAGGAAAAATACTGTGAACCTATGGAGTGCCATCAAAATGGATTAAATAACCACTACTCTCACATGCCCAAGCATTGCTCAAGCCCCAGTCGAAAGCAGACAGTCAATGGTGTTAATGTTAACTTGGAG TGTTTATGGACTGAAGAGAGGGAGACTGATGATCTTGAG GCTTCATCAGATATCACAAAAGCGTTTCTCAAAGGTGACGAGATCTCAGCTGCTGCTGCTTCACCTGTCACCTGTTCCACACAATCCGCCCTGGTAACTCCAACAACAATCTCTCCACCCTTTGCCAGTGACTCTTCCTCTTCTGTGGTAGCCAGGAAAAGGGCCGGTCGCTCCAGACCCCGGCCAGTGTCTGACTATGGCCAGCTGGCCAGCTCAAAGTACTGCATCCCAGAGGAGGACAGGGAGTCCGAGAGTATGGACTACACTTCCCAAAAGGACTACAATAGCAATGGCAGCTACACAGAGAGCAACAGACCAGAGAATGGTCATGTGTGCACTCAAACAGAGAGCAGAAAGAGACGTCCCATCTCTGTTATAGGAGGAATGGATCTGTATTCATCCCCAACTGCAGAGCAGAAGGATGACACTGAAAGCTTGCCTTCT CCGGTATCCCGTCCTCCAGTGCCCTCTCATAGAGTGCCTCCATACCGGGCCGTATCTGCCCGTCTGAGACCTTGCGTCTTCTCCCAAAGCACACCTATCGGACTGGATAGGATGGGGCGGCGCAGAGGACGCAGAGTGCTCAGCG ATGGCAGTTCTGATCCAATGGTTGTTGATAGTGTGAGTGAAGAGGATGGCAGCTTTGAAGAACTGACTGAAGGAACACCGTATCTACAACCAGAAGTCGATCTTTACACACTCAATCAG tACATACAGTTGGGACATGCCGTGCATGCAGAGGCTCTGTGGGACCATGTCACAATGGAAGAGCAGGAGCTGGCCTTCAAAGCCGGGGATGTGATCCGTGTTCTGGATGTTCAGGAGCAGGACTGGTGGTGGGGTGCGGTGGGCGACCGCGAGGCCTGGTTTCCCTCCAGCTTTGTGCGA GTTCGGGTGAATCAGGAGGATTCAAGCAGTGATAGTGTAGAAATCCCACCGGATGCAGAGGAATCCGTCCCACCGGATGCTCACAAACAAAACTCAGTGCACAGACAGCAGATGAGAGCCAATGTGGTCAAAGAAATCATGGACACAGAGCGTGTTTACATCAAACATCTCAAAGATATCTGTGAG GGATATATCCGTCAGTGTAGGAAGCACCCTGGCATGTTTACTGATGCACAGCTAAAGACAATCTTCAGCAACATCGAGGACATCTACAGGTTCCAGAGAAAGTTTCTGAAGGACCTAGAAAAGAAATACAATCCCCAGAACCCTCATCTCAGTGAGATTGGCTCCTGCTTCCTACAGCAG GAGGACGGTTTCTCCATATACTCTGAATACTGTAACACACATCCAGTGGCATGTGCTGAATTACAACGGTTGATGAAACAAGGCAGATATAAACACTTCTTCGAAGCCTGCCGTCTCTTACAGCAGATGATCGACATCTCCATTGCTGGCTTTCTACTCACACCTGTACAGAAGATTTGTAAATACCCTCTTCAGCTGGGAGAGCTTTTGAAGTACACACCCAAAGACCACAG TGACCACGCAGGGGTGTGTGCCGCACATCAAGCAATGAAGAATGTGGCAAGTCTGATAAATGAAAGGAAAAGACGACTTGAGAGCATCGACACCATCGCTCACTGGCAGGTGGCCATCCTCCACTGGGCG GGTGAGGATGTGTTAACACGAAGCTCCGAGCTCATTCACTCCGGCGAGTTAACGCGGATAGTGCGGCCCGGTAAGACGCAACAACGCAGCTACTTCCTGTTTGACCACCAGCTGGTGTTCTGTAAGAAAGACGTCCTGCGGAGAGACCTGCTACACTACCGTGGTCGCATGGACACTGACCTACTTGAGCCAGTCGACCTGCCTGATGGACGGCACGCTGAGCTGGGCGTCCTGAAGAACGCGTTTCTCCTGCGTCACGCAGAGAACCTGAATGTGCTGTGTGTGCTGTGCTGCAGAAAGAGCCAGGACAAGCAGCGATGGCTGCAAGCGTTTGCTCGAGAGCGCAGACGCGTACAGGAAGACCAAGAGATGG GGATGGAGATTACCGAGGCCCAGAGAAAGCAAGCAGTTCACAACGCCAGGAAAACTAAACAAGGAAATATGAAGA AAATGAATTATTCTGATCATCCTGTGCCTCCTCACCATCAGCCGCTACATCCTCTCCATCAGCGGCATGTGACTGTGCCAACCAGCATCCCCCAGCAGCAAGTCTTCTCTTTAGCAGAGCCAAAGAAGAAGCCCTCTCACCTGTTGTACTCACTTGCACGCAGTGCCCTCTTCAGGAAATGA
- the LOC113041785 gene encoding uncharacterized protein LOC113041785: MQVMRQAPSSDPQGSSHNNDPQSEPFTEEQLKNPSLRSGCMVHMQPALSKPCFEENQLNRLNSQGQTVPLIADGQAKLYPSRAVRLFSTQTKCEDITPLRGPPVTPQAWSGLASFRVMGSFKKLRTSVLQGIQNRSNAMAAGQERNPSSMFEDGGSFLVTKREVATNQIQETDKVSNGTAQTGKMSSVLDEDDCEDDVNGFQRNSHFSKSIRRAYGAGRISLLDIVKTESPSNSEPDPSSTVESVGPCKNIENPGKCQGSQKTKQECR; the protein is encoded by the exons ATGCAGGTCATGAGACAG GCACCTTCATCGGACCCACAGGGCTCCTCTCACAACAATGACCCACAGAGTGAACCTTTCACAGAGGAGCAGCTGAAGAATCCAAGTTTGAGGTCTGGTTGTATGGTCCATATGCAACCAGCCCTGTCCAAGCCTTGCTTTGAAGAGAACCAGCTTAACAGACTGAATTCTCAGGGCCAGACTGTTCCTCTGATTGCTGATGGCCAGGCCAAGCTGTATCCATCCAGGGCTGTACGTCTGTTTTCCACCCAGACAAAATGTGAGGACATTACTCCACTCAGGGGACCACCTGTCACACCACAGGCATGGTCCGGATTGGCTAGCTTCCGTGTCATGGGTTCTTTCAAAAAACTGCGGACTTCTGTGCTCCAAGGAATCCAGAACCGGAGCAATGCGATGGCAGCAGGTCAGGAGAGAAATCCGTCCTCGATGTTTGAGGATGGTGGTAGTTTCTTAGTAACCAAACGAGAGGTTGCGACTAATCAAATCCAGGAAACGGACAAAGTGTCAAATGGAACCGCTCAAACTGGAAAGATGTCTTCAGTTTTGGATGAAGATGATTGTGAGGATGATGTGAATGGGTTTCAGAGAAATTCCCATTTCTCTAAGAGTATCCGCAGGGCTTATGGGGCAGGACGGATCTCATTGCTTGACATAGTCAAGACAGAGAGCCCGTCTAACAGTGAGCCTGACCCCAGCAGCACTGTGGAGTCCGTTGGACCTTGCAAGAACATTGAGAATCCAGGAAAATGTCAAGGGTCTCAAAAGACTAAGCAAGAGTGCAGATAA
- the LOC113041940 gene encoding transmembrane protease serine 7-like, whose protein sequence is METAREESARGSDDDAAQEDTTSVADVSVEVATVDATLNKLCRRYNGRRRRAKKIKKKNPILDLQNLAILITVVVFVIVVIMWSLLWVFIFRRESNSGVYFAGMFRVANVEFIPEYRHADSSEFVSMANRIQHVITSVYRTSSVSRLYKQTVISDLSNNNQGGVLVHFWMIFVVPHLKTPSVCEDCVSAILKDSVHMSLQNRSSVGFLQGLPVDIDSILVNVALRSDYSSTAVGSQCVDKLYAGVPDVSIPLNVFSSWGGLSCYIKLTSAPGSVIRLTVKSFRIDPSDCVYDALTVYDSLLPMRGMILYRVCESVSAPISLVSTSNVMLLSFRLTQGNKIFRGHFQALMEEQCMNTIALPAGPGDAGVITSPFFPSLLPRQCSCTWMFQMPSGALGVALRFQNYMLKLKDLQNCEHGWWKINEIIYCGNYIDYSTVFRIPAQNPEVVFRCSSRSADQSFNATYSSYNTSQPCPEGHFLCSTGLCVEKFRRCDGLDDCQDESDEMFCSKPPKICGGLSPLHPLYICNGETDCSSGKDEINCTQETSCSGVSYQCGNGACILKKNAKCDGLHDCYDRSDEKDCACGNPTASKRVSDSAATQQRIVGGINAMEGEWPWQVSMHFSGQMYCGASVLSDEWLLSAAHCFSKERLADPRMWMAHLGMLNQGSAKHVAEIRRFVVHEYYNARNFDYDIALVQLKKAWPSSLEKYIQPICLPAPSQTFTEGHRCWVTGWGYRSEQDKILPTVLQKAEVSIISQSECKRSYGAVSPRMLCAGVPSGEQDACRGDSGGPLSCQAHSGGRWFLTGVVSWGSGCGRPNFPGVYTRVAKFVDWIQRHIQNL, encoded by the exons ATGGAGACCGCGCGAGAAGAAAGCGCGCGGGGGAGCGATGATGATGCGGCCCAAGAAGACACCACAAGT GTAGCTGATGTGTCCGTGGAAGTGGCTACGGTGGACGCAACTCTTAATAAACTATGCAGAAGATACAACGGACGCAGGAGAAGAGCAAAAAAGATAAAGAAGAAAAATCCGATACTGGATCTACAGAATCTGGCCATTCTCATCACAGTGGTGGTGTTTGTCATTGTGGTGATAATGTGGTCGCTTCTGTGGGTTTTTATAT TCCGGAGAGAGAGCAACAGTGGTGTGTATTTTGCTGGTATGTTCCGTGTTGCCAACGTGGAGTTTATACCAGAGTACCGGCACGCTGACTCCAGTGAGTTTGTGTCCATGGCAAACCGCATTCAACATGTG ATAACCAGCGTATACCGAACATCTTCAGTGTCCAGACTCTACAAACAAACCGTCATCTCTGATCTGAG TAATAACAATCAAGGTGGTGTACTGGTGCATTTCTGGATGATCTTCGTGGTGCCGCATCTGAAGACTCCATCAGTGTGTGAGGACTGTGTGAGTGCCATCCTCAAAGACTCTGTGCACATGAGTCTGCAGAACCGCTCTTCAGTGGGCTTCCTGCAGGGCCTTCCTGTGGACATCGACTCCATTCTTGTTAATG TTGCTTTGCGCTCAGATTACTCATCAACAGCTGTGG GCTCTCAGTGTGTGGATAAGCTGTACGCAGGGGTCCCTGACGTGAGTATTCCCCTCAATGTGTTCTCTTCATGGGGAGGCTTGAGCTGCTACATCAAACTGACAAGTGCTCCAGGCTCTGTCATCCGTCTCACTGTGAAGAGCTTTCGTATTGACCCTAGTGACTGCGTCTATGATGCCCTCACCGTGTATGACTCTCTGCTTCCCATGAGAGGCATGATTCTTTACAG GGTTTGTGAATCAGTGTCAGCCCCGATCTCATTGGTCTCCACCTCCAATGTCATGCTGCTCTCCTTCAGACTCACCCAAGGCAATAAGATCTTCCGAGGACACTTCCAGGCTCTCATGGAAGAGC AGTGTATGAATACGATAGCATTACCCGCTGGCCCAGGTGATGCTGGAGTAATAACCAGTCCGTTCTTCCCCAGCCTGTTGCCCCGTCAGTGCTCCTGCACCTGGATGTTTCAG ATGCCCAGCGGTGCTCTTGGTGTGGCTCTCAGGTTCCAGAACTACATGCTAAAACTAAAAGACTTGCAAAACTGTGAACACGGCTGGTGGAAAATCAATGAGATTAT ATACTGTGGAAATTACATTGACTATTCAACCGTCTTCCGTATTCCTGCGCAAAACCCTGAAGTGGTTTTCCGCTGCAGCTCACGAAGTGCTGACCAGTCCTTCAATGCCACTTACAGCAGCTACAACACCAGCCAAC caTGTCCAGAGGGTCACTTCCTGTGCTCCACAGGTCTGTGTGTGGAGAAGTTCAGGCGCTGTGATGGACTGGATGACTGTCAGGATGAAAGCGATGAGATGTTTTGTT CGAAACCTCCTAAAATCTGTGGAGGTTTATCCCCTTTGCACCCATTATACATCTGTAATGGAGAGACGGACTGTTCCAGTGGTAAAGATGAGATCAACTGTACTCAGG AGACTAGCTGTTCTGGAGTCAGTTACCAATGTGGCAATGGAGCCTGCATTCTTAAGAAAAACGCTAAATGTGACGGCTTACATGACTGCTATGACCGCAGTGATGAGAAGGACTGTG CCTGTGGCAATCCCACCGCTTCAAAGCGTGTTTCTGACAGTGCCGCCACACAGCAGCGTATTGTGGGCGGGATCAATGCGATGGAGGGGGAGTGGCCATGGCAGGTCAGCATGCATTTTTCTGGTCAGATGTACTGCGGAGCATCTGTCCTATCTGATGAGTGGCTTCTTTCAGCAGCGCACTGTTTCAGCAAAGAAAG GTTGGCAGATCCACGTATGTGGATGGCTCATCTAGGCATGCTAAACCAGGGCAGTGCCAAGCATGTGGCCGAGATCCGTCGATTCGTTGTGCATGAATACTACAATGCGAGAAATTTTGACTATGACATCGCCCTTGTGCAGTTGAAGAAGGCCTGGCCCAGCAGTTTGGAAAAATATATCCAGCCTATCTGTCTGCCGGCCCCTTCACAGACATTCACTGAGGGACACCGCTGTTGGGTCACCGGCTGGGGCTACCGTTCTGAGCAGG ATAAGATTCTACCCACTGTATTGCAGAAGGCAGAAGTTAGCATTATAAGCCAGAGTGAATGCAAGAGAAGCTATGGCGCTGTATCACCCCGCATGCTGTGTGCTGGTGTGCCCTCAGGAGAGCAGGATGCCTGCCGG GGAGACTCAGGTGGTCCTCTGTCCTGTCAAGCCCACTCAGGCGGCCGCTGGTTTCTGACAGGTGTTGTGAGCTGGGGTTCCGGCTGTGGCAGACCCAACTTTCCCGGAGTTTACACAAGAGTGGCCAAGTTCGTCGACTGGATCCAAAGACATATTCAAAACTTGTGA